The following are encoded together in the Streptomyces sp. NBC_00358 genome:
- a CDS encoding phosphoadenylyl-sulfate reductase translates to MKGADTGRSGELRLLAGRMGRDLEDASALEVLRWAVDTFGSRFCVTSSMEDAVVAHLASRAKPGVDVVFLDTGYHFPETIGTRDAVEAVMDVNVITLTPRRSVAEQDAEHGPRLHDRDPDLCCALRKVKPLEEGLTAYDAWATGLRRDESETRANTPVVGWDEKRRKVKVSPIARWTQADVDAYVAEHGVLTNPLLTDGYASVGCAPCTRRVLEGEDARAGRWAGRAKTECGLHG, encoded by the coding sequence ATGAAGGGCGCTGACACCGGCCGTTCCGGCGAACTCCGGTTGCTCGCCGGGCGGATGGGGCGTGACCTGGAGGACGCGTCGGCGCTGGAGGTCCTCAGGTGGGCGGTGGACACGTTCGGGTCGAGGTTCTGTGTGACCTCGTCCATGGAGGACGCGGTCGTCGCGCATCTCGCCTCGCGCGCCAAGCCCGGCGTGGACGTGGTGTTCCTGGACACGGGTTACCACTTCCCGGAGACGATCGGTACCCGTGACGCGGTCGAGGCGGTGATGGACGTCAACGTCATCACCCTCACCCCGCGTCGGAGTGTGGCCGAGCAGGACGCGGAGCACGGGCCGAGGCTGCACGACCGTGACCCGGACCTGTGCTGCGCCCTGCGCAAGGTCAAGCCGCTGGAGGAGGGCCTGACCGCGTACGACGCGTGGGCGACCGGGCTGCGTCGCGACGAGTCCGAGACCCGGGCGAACACCCCGGTCGTGGGCTGGGACGAGAAGCGGCGGAAGGTCAAGGTCTCGCCGATCGCCCGCTGGACGCAGGCGGACGTGGACGCGTATGTCGCCGAACACGGCGTGTTGACCAACCCGTTGCTGACGGACGGTTACGCGTCCGTCGGCTGCGCGCCCTGCACCCGCCGGGTGCTGGAGGGCGAGGACGCGCGCGCCGGCCGCTGGGCGGGCCGGGCGAAGACCGAGTGCGGGCTGCACGGATGA